GGAATTTATTAGTTCTCTCAATACCTCATCCTTGAAATATGTCAGAACCTGTATGCCTGTGTAAACCGTCTTGACTTCCTGTCCAGATCAGACAGCGAGTTTTTGTCCCACAAGTATATTCTGTGATGCATAAACGAATGGGGGGAAAAGTAGTTAATTTATGGGAAAGCCAAGGATAGAACGAAGCTCTGAACGTCCATAAGTTCTACTAACAGGGAGACATTTTTATCTCACCAACGTGTAAGGTGAATAGTCACATGGTTTGGCCTTATTATTCAAATCTGACGTTGGTTTGGGAGTTCACTTTGTTAACCCCGTTCATGAATTTCATGAATGTCAattaagcccctccccttttgcAACCTTCAGCTACATGGGATCTgatccagcctgggcctttccgTGTGGAGACTTttatgttctccccatgttcacgtgggtttcctcctacagtcaTGCGGGTAGGCTAAGAGAGACTGAAACCCGTgtcagagaggggggcgggggacgggggaggcTGGATCTGTGAGGTCACTGGGCCTTGGGGCAGTAACCGTAACCACTCCATAAAAACTACACTTGCGCAGGTGGTTGCAACCTAAAATGGCGTCGAGCCCGAAGGTCTGGGTTGTACAATATCAGTTATGTCAATCGAGCGTGGGGTAAAACAGTGGTTGTTGCGGTACGTTACCACGGCACCGACCGAGCACCATGGTAACGAACTGCAACAACGCACCTGCCTGCCGCCCTGACAACCCCATAGAACGTCTCCTGAGGAGTTAGCATGTAGCAAACCGGTCAGAGTGAACTTCCTGTGCACCGGACACGCAAAACTGAGGCGTACCGGAACGTTCCCACCAGCGGCCTTCGCTTTCACCTGGGGGTGGAAAGTGTACAGAACTACATCGCCCATAAAACCCTGCAGACAGGCCCGAGGCCCTGAGCCAGACCGCAGCCTCGTCGCCGACGGACGTCTCACTTCGGCAAACTTCTGGCCAGCTTAGGAACCGCTGCCAATTACCGGAGCCCAAAACGCTAACTCCAGCAACGGGGTTCGCTCGCATAAACATTGACGGCACGAATACGCTGTTTTTTCGTTAAATGGGGCCCATTTAGCCTTTCTGCAGATATTTCCACCAGTCTTAACATTCAGCTGGAGAAATCCTCTCATTATTTATCCAGGCCCTTCCCTCCTAACAGGACACACCAGACTGCTTCCTGGACAGTAACAGGCCACGGTAAACAGCCAGAGACCAGCATTCAAAATCTAAactctttaaatttttttattttttattttaagaaacatAAACCATGTGGTTTATTTTCGATGCTTAATATAGCAATTAGGCTTCTTGTTAGCCTTGCCATGCGGGCGTATTTATGCAAAGCAAAAGAAATCTGTAATATAATAGGACAGAATAAATTACgttcaaattcaattcatttaaGTACTCAAATCCCAGAAATGCTGCAGGTCACTAAAAGACTTCCCCGGCTTTTCTGTCAAGACCAGCTCTCAAATTATCTCCGTATGACCGCCGCTAACAGCGGGCGCCAGATTTGGGCCTGCTCTAAATTAGCATACGGGCGCCGCGATTCCAATCCCTTCGCAGGCAATCAGCCCCGGCGGCCGCCCCGCtccgcctcccccgccccgctcgGGTTAATTGGGCCCGGCTGCCAGCCCGGCGGTGcgagacgggggtggggggggtgtgagacAGGGTGGGGGCCCAGTTCATGCACTTAGCCTGAACTGGGCTCGCTAACGGTGGggcacggtcacacacacacatacacacatatatatatatataacccaaacacactcgcacgcacacacatatatacatatatataaacacacacacacacataaacccacacacacgctcgcacgcacacatatatatataaacccacatacatgcacgcacgcacacacacatatatataaacacacacacacacacatacatatttatataaacccacacacacatacatatatatataaacccacacactcacacatatatatataaacccacgcacacacacctacacacacatatatataaacccatacacacacatatatatataaacacacacacacacacacacacatatatatatatatatatataaacccacacacatacacacatatatataaacccacacacacacacatatataaacacacacacacacacatacatatatatataaacccacaaacacacacatatatataaacccacacacgcacatatatataaacccacgcacacacacctacacacacacatatatataaacccacacgcacactcgcacgcacgcacacacacctacatacacacacacacctacacacatatatatataaacccacacacacactcgcacgcacacacatatatatataaacccacacacacgctcgcacgcacgcgcacacacacacacacacaaagaaaggaCCAGTTgttacaatgacaaaaaaaaggacacGTTTTATTGTGAGAGAGGccagggtggaggtgtgtgtgtgggtggggggtgggggggtgctccGGCGATCCGTCAGTCCGGTTAGTGCCGGTCCGGGCGGCGCCGGGTCCGATGCTGGCCGCCCGGGTCGCTCAGCGTTCCGGGGTGGGGGCTCGACCGGAGATCCCCGGGGTCCAACCccgcctctcccctcccttccaaCAGGGGTCGCCCACGAGCAGCTAGTGCTGCTTTCTTCTGAAGGAGCAACCTaaacggggggaggggcagggagaggtcAAATCACTACACGCAGGAGGAGACGAGGTGTCTGACACAACAGCGCTGAGAGACGACGACAGAAGCAAAGCGTGGTTTCCGTGGGAGACGAGGGCGTGGGGGAAGAGGATTCTGACGAGGAACACGGGCTTGGGGCCCTGCCAGTGCCTTAACCCTTGCATGTgcatgattagaatgttcgtgactgaacattctaatgctgatgtcacaatcgctattgctaactgaaagcagtggagttctagaacactgatgtggaattctgagaaaaaacattccaaaaaacctcttcaaagagttaaaaGGCAGCTAGGACTTTTGACAGCGGGCTTTTCTACGCTGAGAGAAAGTAACTTGTGTCATCGGGTCAcatggtgccccccccccccaccacccggtCCCACAAGGCCCCGGCGTCGTTAAAGACTCGAGAGGAGTAAAGGGAAGCGGCGCACCCGAACCCCGCCTCGGCCCGGAGAAGCGCCGCGCCACGCTCCGTTCGCACCGTTTACGTGTCATCAGATGCCAAAACCAGCGAACGCAGGATTCAGCTACGCCGGGGAAAACCGTCATTAGCAAAAATCGCATAAGTAGGTTAGCCGTTGCCATGGAACCGCACAAAATAAGCTGCCGGATCGCTGTTGCTATGGCGCCGGCATAAACAGGACAGGTGGGAGGGATCTCGCCGCGGCGACGAGCGCGCTCCGTAGCGCGCGAACGGATAAACGACGGTTAGCGACAGACGCTGCGCGACAGCGTTCCGAGCGGGCGAGAGGTTGGCGGGTACGCCGGCGCACGCCTGGGGCGGGCGGCTTCGGGAACGCTGCGCTCCGCACAGCCTCGGCGCTGACCTGCGTCACGGCACAGGCGCGGACACCTGCCGCCTGAGAGCAATCAGGAGCCAGGAGGGCTGACAGGGGGGAAAGAGCACTTGCCGAAGGACATTTCGAGTGGAGGCCCTTCTCCGGTATTGTTACAGAAGAAAggtgcgaacacacacacacacacacacgcgcgcgcgcgtacGTACACACGCGCGCTCGCACGCACAGAGATAATgcgtgcatacatacacacatacacaaacacacgtgcacacagacatgcacacacacacacagaggtttcagtgtgggagtgtgggggagtgggggtggggagggggagtttACTGACCTTCTGTGAGGCGAGCCTTCCCCCCGGTGGGCTGGCACAGCACGGTGGAGCagcccacacacagcaccaccgtCTGCGCGTGGCTGAACACCGTGGTGATCTTGTAGcaacctgcggggggggggggcacagcgggTGAGGTCATCAGAGGAgcgtcccacacacacacacacacacacacacacacacacacacacacgtacacacgggTGACACCATGGCTCGAACATCCCTCACAGAGAGCCTTATAGTGGAGTTCCTCATACATGCAGGCGCCATTGTGGCTCCAACATCCCTCACACAGAACCAAACAGTGGCATTCCATGTACACTTAGGCCCCATTGTGGCTCTAATGTCAATCACGGTGCCATTCGATTCCACACATACGAGGGCACCACTGTGGCTCCAACATCCCTCACAGAAAACCTCACAGTGGCATTCCATGCACTTAGGCACCATTGTGGCTCTAACATCCCTTCCACGTGCCCGCTCACACAGAATTCAAGTGCGCATTTGCTCCAGTAAGATGCCTGAGATTTCACATGACAGCCATTGCGGTGCAGAAAAGCAGCTACTGGTTCACGCCACGTCTAGGCCGACGGACTACAGCTGAATGGGATCACGTGACGACTGCACCAGCGGGAAAATGCAACCAGATCAGACACGCTTCCGCACTTGAACATTGGAAAGCGATGGAATCTCAATTTCGCATCAAAATTCACGAAGGCCAACAACCTTGTATAACATAAAAACCCACTGACGACGTTCAGCATCACTCATGAGTTTGCGTGCGAGTGGCGAGTActtatgtaacaaaaaaaagaaccaggAAATATAGCCGAATTATTTGAATAGCAGATCTCGAGGGCCACAgaatattcaaatgaatgcaaaagaGCGTTATCCCAGTTAAactgttctcacaatgttactggaatgttctgtcaACGGTAAAACATGGTCACTACATCGCAGGAACGTTGCGAGAATGTTTTCTGTTAGCTGGCGTGACTGGGGTCAGCGAAGGGAAGGGGGAAGGCGGTGATGCACAGGAGCGCACCCACTGATCTGAGAACAGCCACCGCGCTCCAGGCAGCACTGCCAAACCTACCCACTGATCTGAGAACAGCCACCGGCTCCAGGCAGCACTGCCAAACCTACCCACTGATCTGAGAACAGCCACCGGCTCCAGGCAGCACTGCCAAACCTACCCACTGATCTGAGAACAGCCACCGGCTCCGGGCAGCACTGCCAAACCTACCCACTGATCTGAGAACAGCCACCGGCTCCAGGCAGCACTGCCAAACCTCCCACTGATCTAGAACAGCCACCTCGCGCCTCCACGATCTGAGAACAGCCACCGCCCGCAGCACTGCCACTACCCACTGATCTGAGAACAGCCACCACCCGCTCCCAGGCTCAGCACACTGCACAACCTTCCCACTGATCTGAGAACAGCCACCGGCTCCGGGCAGCACTGCCAAACCTACCCACTGATCTGAGAACAGCCACCGGCTCCGGGCAGCACTGCCAAACCCGCCCGCCGCACTGATCCGTGACCGTGAGGGCCGTCATCAAGGGCGACACTATTACCCCCCTGCCAGCCAATCCCAGCACGCCGGAAAGCCCCGCCacgccccacccctcctccgGGCCTCGACGACAAAAACGGCCGCCCTTCTCTGGGCCTTCGGACGGAACCCAGCGCTCGCAGACGGGCACCTCGCCGGTACGCAAGGGCGCAACGCGTCCTCCAAAATTCATCAGCCGCCAGGCTCAGGGGCGGGTTATAAACAAGACCCGTTACATTCAATTACACCGCGCGGGACAGGCCCGGCTCTCCCAGGAGAGCGCGGTAAGGCGGGAAACGGCCGGGCGCCACGGTGGGGCCGCTGAACGCCGCCCCGATCCTAACGAGCCGCTATccccgacgccgccgccgcacgTCCGATGATTAATTTAGCCCGTTCGTTTGTTTACTTCAGCGAGGCGAGCGATCGGTTAGACGCCGTTCAGCCGCTGcgtggttttttttcctcccccgtTTTTAAAAGCGCCCCCGGGGAGAAACGGATCCATCTCGGTCGCTCAATGGTATAATTAGGCGCTTTGCCCAAAAAAGCCGCAGAATTTCTTACTTAGAGAAACAGCGTTCCGGAGAGGCGCGAGAGAAAAAGCTCTCTTCGTTAGACCACTGGCTGCTGCCTCTGCTCCGTGGGCTGGGAGCCATCTTGCATTCCAATGAGAATGCGATCATTATGAGGTCACAAAGGCACCGTGACATCACCGGGACCCCACAAAGCCTGGCATTGTGTACACAGGTCACCGTTTGGTAGGCTCAGTTTCAACAGGTCTCCCAATCCTGTGCGTGGCACCGGTCTCCCACACAAGCCGCGAATAACGATTTTGCCACCGGACTACGAGGAGGGTCTTCAATCAGTCTGGTCCCCGCTGTCAGCCCAACTTAGCTCAGTCATCAATACAAGTGACCTAAAACTCTCATTAACGGAGAAACCTTTTCTCAGGCACCAATTACTGCAGTCTTATTTTGGAAATGAGGTTACAAAAACTGAATGTGATCAAGACTTTATCCTAGAGAAGCTGGAACCCAGTATACACCAAATATCACATGCTGACTGGGTAAATGACTATTGTAATGCTGTGTTTGGTTGATGGTAATATTACAActttgatgacatcactgaccCTGAGAAGCACTTCAACCAACCATGTTAAGGAGGCTCGTTTCACCATTCACATGTTTACTTCACTAGTGCCTATTTTATCAGTCATAAAGatacacactgaaaaaatgcttcagGACTTAATGTGACAGAGCAGAAGATTGCACGGGGGAGGAGACTGAGCGTGCACACGAACCTGGACACTTGACGTCCATGAAGTAAGAGTTTGGGCTCTGCACGAGACGCTTCTTCTTGTggcttctcttctcctcctctgggGACGGGTGCAACAAGTCTTTTGCGAGCTGAGGGGGTAGGCGAAAGACATGTGTCAGCCACATGATCAAAATTCAACCAGCTGCAAGCAGCGTAATCGCGATATAAACGACACGTTAGAACACACTCACTGCAATGAGCGGTAGTTCTAAAACTGACATCTGGTTAATGATTGTGTAAATTCCACACCACTATTTTAAAAGTCACTTTTCACAGATGTGTAAAACAGATGCAGCTAACTGCACCCCGAATAACATAATGGCTACCTAGATACAAGTGAAATCTCGGGCCTGCGTTAATTGGTAGCTAATTTACTGCTAATGGtttcatttaacaaaacaagTGTTTCAGATTCAGTTTGCCCGTCTCAGTGAATATATTATTTGGATACTCTGCGGTACACTTTTCCATTTGCTATTTTAATCGACTGAAAACTTTAATCGACTGAGTGTCACATCACAAATTCAGCAATCACTGAGAAGGATGGGATACAAACTGAACATTTGCCTGGCTATAAACGTATTTCAAGGCAACAAACACGGGTGTCAATCAATTTAGTCGGATATCTGGCTAATATTTAACATGCACGTCACATAAACATTTATCTGCCCTCCCATGATATTTTGTTATGTACGCCGCCATCTTGTATCAGAACTAGA
This region of Anguilla rostrata isolate EN2019 chromosome 8, ASM1855537v3, whole genome shotgun sequence genomic DNA includes:
- the rps27.1 gene encoding 40S ribosomal protein S27.1 gives rise to the protein MPLAKDLLHPSPEEEKRSHKKKRLVQSPNSYFMDVKCPGCYKITTVFSHAQTVVLCVGCSTVLCQPTGGKARLTEGCSFRRKQH